One stretch of Effusibacillus pohliae DSM 22757 DNA includes these proteins:
- a CDS encoding (Fe-S)-binding protein, which translates to MELVRILLFLAVAGVSIYLFWTALYRKYQYLMLGRPESRPDNQDERIRSIFRDVFGQAKVLAEPAGLGHFFIFWGFIVLSFGTLEFVAHHIFGGHLPWIGQANWFVFVHELFSLLVLVAILIAAGRRYFWRPMRLDQTAEAYIILGLIGGLVVTDLTVMGLEVAITGKDPGWVSPVASWLGGVFAGGNETVLRVFKEIFVWAHLAILFGFLIFIPRSKHLHMIAAGINTYFRRLTPHGRLRTLDLSDESVEEFGVGRIDQFTWKQLLDGYACTECGRCHVNCPATLSGKPLSPKYLILKMRDHLTEVGDRFLAQKMAAATGVPGANLEVAASAEAEELPMLMGNVYSEDEIWACTTCRACEEACPVYNEHVDKIIDLRRWMVLTEGKANAEINRAFQNLERQSNEWGQNRNTRADWAKDLDVRTMAEVDGQVEYLYYVGSACSFDSRNQKIARAFVNLLNKAGVDFAILGKEEESDGDSARRLGNEFLFQALAEANVEIFKAYNVKKIVTTDPHAYNTFKNEYPEFGLEGVEVIHATELLARLIDEGKLVPTKEVNEIITYHDSCYLGRYNGIYSAPRYILEKIPGVKVVEMERNKERGMCCGAGGGSFWKEELKGTDRINVLRTEQALETGCTAIGTACPFCMTMMIDGTKAKGVEDSINTYDVVELLDMSVA; encoded by the coding sequence GTGGAACTGGTTCGCATCCTTTTGTTTCTGGCGGTTGCCGGCGTGTCCATCTACCTGTTCTGGACTGCGCTGTATCGCAAATACCAATATCTGATGCTCGGACGGCCGGAATCGCGGCCGGACAATCAGGATGAGCGGATCCGCTCGATCTTCCGGGATGTGTTCGGCCAGGCGAAAGTACTTGCTGAGCCGGCAGGTCTCGGCCATTTCTTCATCTTCTGGGGATTTATCGTCCTGTCATTCGGCACGTTGGAGTTTGTGGCCCATCACATTTTCGGCGGCCACCTGCCGTGGATCGGGCAGGCCAACTGGTTCGTGTTTGTGCATGAACTGTTCTCCCTGCTGGTGTTGGTGGCGATTCTGATTGCGGCCGGCCGGCGCTATTTCTGGCGGCCGATGCGGCTCGACCAAACGGCGGAAGCGTACATCATTCTCGGGCTGATCGGCGGTCTTGTGGTCACCGACCTGACCGTGATGGGGCTGGAAGTGGCGATCACCGGCAAAGACCCCGGTTGGGTGTCGCCAGTGGCATCCTGGTTGGGCGGCGTTTTTGCCGGCGGCAATGAAACAGTGCTTCGCGTATTCAAGGAGATCTTTGTTTGGGCGCATCTGGCGATTTTGTTCGGATTCCTGATTTTTATTCCGCGTTCCAAGCATTTGCACATGATTGCGGCGGGAATCAATACGTACTTCCGGCGGCTGACGCCGCACGGTCGGCTGCGCACGCTCGATCTGTCAGACGAGTCGGTTGAGGAGTTCGGCGTCGGCCGGATCGACCAGTTTACCTGGAAGCAATTGCTGGACGGATATGCCTGCACCGAGTGCGGACGCTGCCATGTCAACTGTCCGGCGACATTGAGCGGCAAGCCGCTGTCTCCCAAGTACCTGATCCTGAAAATGCGCGACCACCTGACAGAAGTAGGCGACCGCTTCCTGGCGCAAAAAATGGCTGCAGCAACTGGCGTGCCGGGTGCAAATCTGGAAGTCGCGGCTTCGGCCGAGGCGGAAGAACTGCCGATGCTGATGGGCAACGTGTACAGCGAAGACGAGATCTGGGCCTGCACCACCTGCCGTGCGTGTGAAGAGGCGTGCCCGGTGTACAACGAGCATGTCGACAAAATCATCGACCTGCGGCGCTGGATGGTGCTGACGGAAGGAAAAGCGAACGCGGAAATCAACCGCGCGTTCCAAAACCTCGAGCGCCAGTCGAACGAGTGGGGCCAAAACCGCAACACCCGCGCCGACTGGGCAAAAGACCTGGACGTGCGCACCATGGCGGAAGTCGACGGACAAGTGGAGTATCTGTACTATGTGGGATCGGCCTGTTCGTTTGACTCGCGCAACCAGAAAATCGCCCGCGCGTTTGTCAATTTGCTGAACAAAGCGGGCGTCGACTTCGCGATCCTCGGGAAAGAAGAGGAAAGCGACGGGGATTCCGCGCGCAGACTGGGCAACGAGTTCCTGTTCCAGGCGTTGGCGGAAGCGAATGTTGAAATTTTCAAAGCATATAACGTAAAGAAGATCGTAACCACCGATCCGCACGCGTATAACACATTCAAAAACGAGTATCCAGAATTTGGTCTGGAGGGGGTCGAGGTGATCCACGCGACCGAACTGCTGGCGCGGCTGATCGACGAAGGGAAGCTGGTGCCGACGAAGGAAGTGAACGAGATCATCACCTATCACGACTCCTGCTACCTGGGCCGTTACAACGGCATTTATTCGGCGCCCCGCTATATCCTGGAAAAGATTCCGGGTGTGAAAGTGGTGGAGATGGAGCGCAACAAAGAGCGCGGCATGTGCTGCGGGGCAGGCGGCGGCTCGTTCTGGAAGGAAGAATTGAAAGGCACCGACCGGATCAACGTGCTGCGGACGGAGCAGGCGCTGGAAACCGGCTGCACCGCGATCGGCACCGCATGTCCGTTCTGCATGACGATGATGATTGACGGCACGAAAGCGAAAGGCGTCGAAGACAGTATCAACACCTACGACGTGGTGGAATTGCTTGACATGTCAGTGGCTTAA
- a CDS encoding 3-hydroxybutyryl-CoA dehydrogenase, whose protein sequence is MDIQKILVVGAGQMGSGIAQVAAQAGFEVILNDLQDEFVQRGLNTIAKNLSRDVEKGRKTEAEKQAVLGRIRPSTDLADAGDVQLVIEAAVENMEIKCDIFRKLDAIAPAGTILATNTSSLPITEIAAVTKRPELVIGMHFMNPVPVMKLIEVIRGLATSDETFRTIEDLSKKLGKVPVEVNDFPGFVSNRILLPMINEAIYCVYEGVATPEAIDEVMKLGMNHPMGPLTLADFIGLDTCLAIMEVLHEGLGDSKYRPCPLLRKYVKAGWLGRKTGRGFYVYENQGGNRG, encoded by the coding sequence ATGGACATTCAAAAAATCCTGGTTGTCGGAGCCGGCCAAATGGGCAGCGGCATCGCGCAAGTGGCCGCGCAGGCGGGTTTTGAAGTGATTCTCAATGATCTGCAGGATGAATTTGTGCAGCGCGGCCTGAACACGATCGCGAAAAACTTGTCGCGTGACGTAGAGAAAGGCCGCAAGACGGAAGCGGAGAAACAGGCGGTTCTCGGCCGCATCCGGCCGTCGACCGATCTGGCGGACGCAGGCGATGTGCAGTTGGTGATCGAAGCGGCAGTCGAAAACATGGAAATCAAGTGCGATATTTTCCGCAAACTGGACGCCATTGCGCCGGCGGGAACGATCCTCGCGACCAACACGTCTTCGCTGCCGATCACGGAGATTGCGGCCGTTACCAAGCGGCCGGAATTGGTCATCGGCATGCACTTCATGAACCCGGTGCCGGTGATGAAGCTGATTGAAGTCATCCGGGGGCTCGCAACGAGCGACGAAACGTTCCGTACGATTGAAGATCTATCGAAAAAATTGGGCAAAGTGCCGGTGGAAGTCAACGATTTTCCGGGATTTGTCTCGAACCGGATCCTGCTGCCGATGATCAACGAAGCGATCTACTGTGTCTATGAAGGGGTGGCGACGCCGGAAGCGATCGATGAAGTGATGAAGCTCGGCATGAACCACCCGATGGGGCCGCTGACCCTGGCCGATTTTATCGGATTGGACACCTGCCTTGCGATCATGGAAGTGCTGCATGAAGGGCTGGGCGACTCGAAATACCGGCCGTGCCCGCTGCTCCGCAAGTATGTGAAGGCAGGCTGGCTGGGCAGAAAAACGGGCCGCGGATTCTACGTATATGAAAACCAGGGAGGGAACAGGGGATGA
- a CDS encoding acetyl-CoA C-acetyltransferase — translation MRNTVIVSAARTPFGRFGGALAPLSAVELGAVAIRGALERAGVSPDQVEEVLMGMVLQGGAGQIPSRQAAVKAGLPWSTPTETINKVCASGMRAVTLADQIIRSGDADVVVAGGMESMSNAPYALPNGRWGMRMGDGPLLDLMIYDGLRCAFHDVHMAVHGSVVAAEFGITREAQDAWALRSHQRAIAAIEAGRMAEEIVPVEVPGKKGATVVDTDEAPRRDTSLEKLAALPPVFKQDGTITAGNAPGVNDGAAALVLMSEERAKAEGKQPLAKILGHAEVAAEAPYIATTPALAIQKLLQKTGYQLSGIDLFEVNEAFAAVTLTSGKIIGWDEEKVNVNGGAIALGHPIGASGARIIGALVYELRRRGGGLGIAAICSGAAQGDAILLRVE, via the coding sequence ATGCGTAATACGGTGATTGTGAGTGCGGCGAGGACGCCGTTTGGGCGGTTTGGCGGGGCTCTGGCACCGCTGTCGGCAGTTGAGCTGGGAGCGGTGGCGATCCGCGGTGCGTTGGAGCGGGCCGGCGTGTCACCTGACCAGGTCGAGGAAGTGCTGATGGGCATGGTGCTGCAGGGCGGCGCCGGGCAGATTCCGTCCCGGCAGGCGGCGGTCAAGGCGGGGCTGCCGTGGTCGACCCCGACGGAAACGATCAACAAAGTGTGCGCGTCCGGCATGCGCGCCGTCACGCTGGCCGACCAGATCATTCGCTCCGGAGACGCGGACGTTGTGGTCGCCGGCGGCATGGAGTCGATGTCAAACGCGCCCTACGCGCTCCCGAACGGACGTTGGGGAATGCGCATGGGAGATGGCCCGCTGCTCGATCTGATGATCTATGACGGACTGCGCTGCGCATTCCACGATGTGCACATGGCGGTGCACGGTTCGGTCGTCGCCGCCGAATTCGGCATCACACGGGAAGCACAGGATGCGTGGGCGCTGCGTTCCCATCAGCGGGCGATTGCGGCGATCGAGGCGGGCCGCATGGCGGAAGAGATCGTGCCGGTAGAAGTGCCCGGCAAAAAAGGTGCGACGGTGGTCGACACCGATGAAGCGCCCCGCCGCGACACCTCGTTGGAAAAACTGGCTGCGCTGCCGCCCGTTTTCAAGCAGGACGGCACGATTACCGCCGGCAATGCGCCGGGCGTGAACGACGGGGCTGCCGCCCTGGTGCTGATGTCGGAAGAGCGGGCGAAAGCGGAAGGCAAGCAGCCGCTGGCCAAAATCTTGGGACACGCGGAAGTGGCGGCCGAGGCACCGTACATCGCGACCACGCCGGCGCTTGCCATTCAGAAACTGCTGCAAAAAACGGGCTATCAGCTGTCCGGCATCGACCTGTTTGAAGTGAACGAGGCGTTTGCCGCAGTCACCTTGACATCGGGCAAAATCATCGGCTGGGACGAGGAAAAAGTCAATGTCAACGGCGGCGCGATCGCACTCGGTCATCCGATCGGCGCAAGCGGCGCGCGGATTATCGGTGCGCTCGTCTACGAGCTGCGGCGGCGCGGCGGCGGCCTCGGCATTGCAGCGATCTGTTCCGGGGCTGCGCAGGGCGATGCGATTTTGCTGCGGGTGGAGTAA